In Gadus chalcogrammus isolate NIFS_2021 chromosome 1, NIFS_Gcha_1.0, whole genome shotgun sequence, one DNA window encodes the following:
- the LOC130389501 gene encoding differentially expressed in FDCP 6 homolog: MELRAELLKSIWYGFTALDLEKSGKVSKSQLKVLSHNLCTVLSIPHDPVALEEHFRDDDDGPVSSQGYMPYLTKYILDKVEEGAFNKENVDELCWTLTAKKNYRPDRSTTTVLPEKDAFRLWCLFNFLSEDKYPLVMVPDEVEYLLKKVCMAMSIELNCVELEDFTSQDVVQRNGFSVWGFLEMMNSGKITRGMDKDITSMAIEEIYREIVGDVLKEGYLWKKGQLRRNWKERWFTLRPSSLAYYSGEDRKECHGNITLDGNCCVEVLPDRDGKRCMFCLKTLSKTYEMSASDTKQRQEWTTAIQTAIRLYVEGKTSLHKDLKLKRREQREQREKRRLDKEEELQRLRALQEEREHKLAELEVLREAQKQAQVLQEQDEQKRREQHEQLHRTLEIQLREAEEARASMQAEMVLKEEEAERQKKRIHELEEMQKHLKEALQLEIKARMDEEAFRYAQTGLLAEEEDKMKALMALQEEQEEYIVKTQREKQELKQEMETKSRALDEAQRQLETVRANRYRVDQDVVAAQRKLRQASTNVKHWNVQMNRLMRPIGPGEKRPSLGSSYSSFPMPCQRDPGLRLRPRAEGKDEESKENLDNGAGCGDEKRLSQASNGEMDIP; encoded by the exons ATGGAGCTTCGCGCAGAGCTTCTCAAGTCTATTTGGTATGGTTTCACTGCTCTGGACCTGGAGAAGAGTGGTAAGGTGTCAAAGtctcagctcaag GTGCTGTCCCATAACCTGTGCACAGTCTTGTCCATCCCCCACGACCCAGTAGCTTTGGAGGAGCACTtcagggatgatgatgatggcccTGTGTCCAGCCAGGGCTACATGCCTTACCTCACCAAATATATCCTCGACAAG GTGGAAGAGGGGGCATTCAACAAAGAGAACGTTGATGAGCTGTGTTGGACCCTCACAGCGAAGAAAAACTACCGGCCAGACAGGAGCACCACGACTGTGCTCCCGGAGAAAGATGCTTTTCGGCTCTGGTGTCTTTTCAATTTTCTCTCGGAGGATAAATACCCTTTGGTGATGGTCCCTGATGAG GTGGAGTACCTCCTTAAGAAAGTATGCATGGCCATGAGCATAGAGTTGAACTGTGTTGAACTAGAGGACTTCACTTCCCAAGATGTAGTGCAACGGAATGGCTTCAGTGTTTGGGGTTTTCTGGAGATGATGAACTCTGGAAAGATAACCAGAGGGATGGATAAGGACATAACCAGCATGGCTATCGAGGAGATATACAGAGAAATAGTCGGGGACGTGCTCAAGGAG GGCTACCTGTGGAAGAAGGGCCAGCTGAGAAGAAActggaaggagagatggttcaCTCTGAGACCAAGCAGCCTGGCCTACTACTCTGGAGAAGACCGGAAGGAATGCCATGGCAATATCACTCTGGATGGGAACTGCTGTGTGGAG GTATTGCCGGATCGAGATGGGAAGAGGTGTATGTTCTGTCTTAAAACTCTTTCAAAGACTTATGAGATGAGCGCCTCAGACACCAAGCAGAGACAAGAATGGACCACCG CCATTCAGACAGCCATCCGTCTGTACGTGGAGGGGAAGACCTCCCTCCACAAGGACCTGAAGCTGAAACGCAGGGAGCAGCGGGAACAGCGCGAAAAAAGGCGACTGGACAaagaggaggagctgcagaGGCTGCGGgccctgcaggaggagagggagcacaAGCTGGCTGAGCTGGAGGTCCTCAGGGAGGCGCAGAAGCAGGCCCAGGTGCTCCAGGAGCAGGACGAGCAGAAGAGGCGGGAGCAGCACGAGCAGCTCCACCGGACCCTGGAGATCCAGCTccgggaggcggaggag GCACGGGCCAGCATGCAGGCAGAGATGGTTCtgaaagaggaggaggcagagaggcagaagaagaggaTCCACGAGCTGGAGGAGATGCAGAAACACCTGAAGGAGGCCTTGCAGCTTGAGATAAAAGCCAGGATGGATGAGGAGGCCTTCCGCTATGCCCAAACCGG GCTGTTGGCCGAGGAAGAGGATAAGATGAAGGCTCTGATGGccctgcaggaggagcaggaagagtaCATCGTGAAGACCCAGCGGGAGAAGCAGGAGCTTAAGCAGGAGATGGAGACAAAGTCTCGCGCGCTGGACGAGGCCCAGAGGCAGCTGGAGACAGTCCGCGCCAATCGCTACCGGGTCGACCAGGACGTGGTG GCTGCCCAGAGGAAGCTTCGCCAAGCCAGCACCAATGTGAAACACTGGAATGTTCAGATGAACAGACTGATGCGTCCAATTGGCCCAGGAG AGAAGAGACCATCTCTAGGAAGCTCCTACTCATCCTTCCCGATGCCCTGCCAGAGGGACCCAGGGCTGCGTCTCCGGCCGCGTGCAGAAGGGAAAGATGAGGAGAGCAAGGAGAACCTGGACAACGGGGCGGGCTGCGGAGACGAGAAACGCCTTTCGCAGGCGTCCAATGGAGAAATGGACATCCCCTGA
- the ppardb gene encoding peroxisome proliferator-activated receptor delta b, protein MDAFQHTARKLPDGVNGTREPKSPQDPESSGASNCANGPDSPEVPELQELRTREAADDEDDEEVEKVVDRERSPVSKGPKQKAKKEATKQDGKELKNHVSRASSPNYTDLSHTSSPSLSEQLRLGREEAAGAGINVECKICGDKASGFHYGVHACEGCKGFFRRTIRMKLEYERCERACKIQKKNRNKCQYCRFQKCLSLGMSHDAIRYGRMPEAEKKKLVAGLQAEEQNLRNPKGADLKTLAKQVNAAYLKNLSMTKKKARSILTGKTNSTSPFVIYDMDTLWKAESGLVWSQLVPGAPLTKEIGVHVFYRCQCTTVETVRELTEFAKSIPGFVDLFLNDQVTLLKYGVHEAIFAMLPSLMNKDGLLVANGKGFVTREFLRSLRKPFSEIMEPKFEFALKFNALELDDSDLALFVAAIILCGDRPGLINVKQVEQSQDRILQALDLHLQTNHSDSLYLFPKLLQKMADLRQLVTENVQLVQKIKKTESETSLHPLLQEIYKDMY, encoded by the exons ATGGATGCGTTTCAGCATACTGCCAGAAAGCTGCCGGATGGTGTAAACGGAACGCGTGAGCCAAAGTCCCCCCAGGACCCAGAGTCGTCGGGGGCCTCGAACTGTGCAAATGGCCCGGACTCGCCGGAGGTCCCAGAGCTGCAAGAGCTGAGAACCAGGGAAGCtgctgatgatgaggatgatgaagaggtGGAGAAAGTAGTGGACAGAGAACGCTCGCCTGTATCTAAAGGGCCGAAGCAGAAAGCTAAAAAGGAAGCCACAAAGCAGGATGGAAAAGAACTCAAGAATCACGTCAGCCGTGCATCATCCCCCAACTACACAG ATCTCTCCCATACCTCGTCGCCGTCCTTGTCAGAGCAGCTTCGCCTGGGCCGAGAAGAGGCCGCAGGGGCTGGGATTAATGTGGAGTGCAAAATCTGCGGGGACAAGGCCTCTGGCTTCCACTACGGTGTGCATGCCTGTGAGGGCTGCAAG GGCTTTTTCCGACGGACCATCCGAATGAAACTGGAATACGAGCGCTGCGAGCGTGCGTGCAAGATACAGAAGAAGAATCGGAATAAGTGCCAATATTGTAGATTCCAGAAGTGCCTATCTTTGGGAATGTCTCATGATG CAATCCGGTATGGACGCATGCCTGAAGCTGAGAAGAAAAAGCTGGTGGCGGGCCTACAGGCAGAGGAACAGAACCTCCGCAATCCTAAAGGTGCAGACCTCAAGACGCTGGCCAAACAGGTCAACGCAGCCTACTTGAAAAACCTCAGTATGACCAAGAAAAAGGCCCGCAGTATCCTCACGGGCAAGACCAACAGCACCTCG CCCTTTGTCATCTATGACATGGACACCCTATGGAAAGCGGAGAGCGGTTTAGTATGGAGCCAGTTGGTGCCGGGGGCACCCCTGACCAAGGAGATTGGGGTCCATGTGTTCTACCGCTGCCAGTGCACTACAGTGGAGACTGTGAGGGAGCTCACAGAGTTTGCAAAGTCCATTCCAGGCTTTGTGGACCTCTTCCTCAATGACCAG GTGACTTTGTTGAAGTATGGTGTGCATGAGGCTATTTTCGCCATGCTCCCCTCGCTCATGAACAAAGATGGACTTTTGGTGGCCAATGGCAAAGGATTTGTGACCAGAGAGTTCCTGCGAAGTTTAAGGAAGCCCTTCAGTGAGATAATGGAGCCCAAGTTTGAGTTTGCCTTAAAGTTCAATGCTCTGGAGTTGGACGACAGTGACCTGGCACTGTTTGTTGCAGCCATCATTCTctgtggag ATCGCCCAGGGCTGATAAACGTGAAGCAGGTGGAACAGAGTCAGGACAGGATACTGCAGGCCCTTGATCTGCACCTCCAGACCAACCACTCTGACTCGCTCTACCTCTTCCCCAAGCTGCTGCAAAAGATGGCCGACCTCCGACAGCTGGTCACAGAGAATGTTCAGCTGGTTcagaagattaaaaaaactgAGTCTGAGACCTCGCTCCACCCTCTGTTGCAGGAGATCTACAAAGACATGTACTAG
- the mkrn4 gene encoding makorin, ring finger protein, 4, which translates to MDPRTDQFSSLRAGLVCRHYLNGSCRYGSRCNYQHDWPAVPSAQICRYFQKGGCWYGPRCRYLHIPVTERDASFTSRRSSVPQLYFSSNSLPSPRRGSEPALSHARGLVPRNLRERHNALNPQHIGATQQPLDHLIEYGAHSGLEACQELLQSSEVSQESKSPEGSRDANSSSDSGGGAAAAPEDQEETEAYFESKEVTCGICMDKVYEKMSADERRFGILPSCNHSFCLRCIVTWRKTKDLQEEVIKGCPQCRVKSAFYVPHNYWVEGPAKETLIASFKEKCRKRRCSYFLRHGCCPFKAECIYWHDEVQRRRSAHLLQTDYLEDIDPMHILDFVMSITFLHIDDEDEYDLPFHITHGLSF; encoded by the exons ATGGACCCGAGGACAGATCAATTTTCATCTTTGCGTGCTGGTCTAGTGTGTCG GCACTATTTGAACGGTTCCTGCAGATATGGTTCTAGGTGTAACTATCAACATGACTGGCCAGCTGTGCCTTCTGCTCAAATATGTAGATATTTTCAGAAGGGTGGATGCTGGTACGGTCCACGCTGCAG ATATCTTCATATCCCTGTGACTGAACGGGACGCATCCTTTACAAGCAGAAGAAGTTCTGTACCTCAGCTCTATTTCTCCAGCAACAGCCTTCCCAGCCCCAGACGAGGGTCTGAGCCGGCACTCTCTCACGCCCGTGGTCTCGTCCCCCGAAACCTCCGGGAACGGCACAATGCCTTGAACCCACAGCACATTGGGGCCACACAACAGCCGCTCGATCATCTAATAGAATATG GTGCTCACTCTGGTCTTGAGGCTTGCCAGGAATTGCTTCAGAGTTCAGAAGTGTCTCAG GAATCAAAGTCTCCAGAAGGTAGTCGGGATGCTAACAGCAGTAgtgacagtggtggtggtgccgctGCTGCTCCTGAAGACCAGGAGGAAACTGAAGCCTACTTCGAAAGTAAAGAAGTGACCTGTGGCATCTGCATGGATAAAGTCTATGAAAAGATGAGCGCAGATGAGCGACGCTTTGGCATCCTGCCCAGCTGCAATCACTCCTTCTGTTTAAGGTGTATTGTTACATGGAGGAAAACAAAAGACTTGCAGGAGGAGGTCATCAA ggGTTGTCCTCAATGCAGGGTGAAATCTGCGTTCTATGTGCCACATAATTACTGGGTAGAGGGCCCGGCGAAGGAAACTCTCATTGCATCCTTCAAAGAGAAATGCAG AAAAAGAAGATGTAGTTATTTTCTGCGCCATGGATGCTGCCCCTTCAAAGCAGAGTGCATTTATTGGCATGACGAAGTGCAACGTCGTCGTTCTGCACACTTG CTTCAAACGGACTACCTTGAAGATATTGACCCGATGCACATCCTGGATTTCGTCATGTCCATCACCTTTTTGCACattgatgatgaagatgaataTGATCTTCCTTTTCACATTACCCATGGCCTCAGCTTCTGA
- the fance gene encoding Fanconi anemia group E protein isoform X2 — MDGLTARLTGKDKLLVLALMSGTSGARRALCVFEKQQRYDLKLSLSTFLEMLCQKAISPENLSEPILPRPLVCLFPVAFKRNLLSFLRLVNQVLPQTRVVQLLECLSKDPRQDHWVTALIGQLQRDMGSLRDVPLYTASCSQRLKRISERLKVTGRNEGWAKYFTEPKLTSQSGGDVLEKQKKRKSSSMTPDTEVESTQQHKRMKMDMSSVEERLGAYPHGSFTSEEPVLMERGECDPPKVESGGPSTSNLWDNLPENIKAFVPQIKELLGCQSEWDQGSTDVFKVLNECDSAQVELLCGMLNLADTPEETLPKLCSCLLALSPELSYSAASAVIKSLLLGKILCLLEPASRSLVAAVTSLSSQYPRAACHALIRPILQEENLGTQQAELINRLIGDCLEPHYNLLVFQMTFTIVWSESMLSIIHSLLDSKLDIDEKHFSSFIAQLVSQAPQFIKSMKYAKMMLTVLTKYSIHVTASHKPSLSHCLMLNQTFLKKSLQSALKRITHK, encoded by the exons ATGGACGGGCTAACTGCTAGGTTGACCGGGAAAGATAAGTTACTAGTCCTGGCACTCATGTCGGGAACCTCTGGCGCTCGAAGGGCTTTGTGCGTTTTTGAAAAGCAGCAACGTTACGACCTCAAACTTTCGCTAAGTACCTTCCTTGAAATGCTCTGTCAAAAGGCTATTTCCCCAGAAAACCTTTCCGAACCTATTCTGCC TAGACCATTGGTGTGCCTGTTTCCTGTAGCTTTTAAGCGGAATTTGTTATCTTTTCTTCGCCTGGTCAACCAAGTCCTTCCTCAGACCAGGGTGGTTCAGCTCCTGGAGTGCCTGAGCAAAGACCCACGTCAGGATCACTGGGTCACTGCTCTGATTGGACAGCTCCAGCGAGACATGGGGTCGCTTCGGGACGTGCCCCTCTACACTGCGAGTTGTAGCCAGCGTCTAAAGAGGATTTCTGAACGTTTAAAAGTTACGGGTAGGAATGAAGGATGGGCCAAGTACTTCACAGAACCAAAACTAACTTCTCAAAGTGGAGGGGACGTTTTAGAAAAGCAGAAGAAAAGGAAGAGCAGCTCTATGACCCCTGATACAGAAGTTGAATCTACACAGCAGCATAAACGGATGAAGATGGATATGTCTTCTGTGGAGGAGCGCTTGGGTGCTTATCCTCATGGTTCTTTTACATCAGAGGAACCTGTTTTaatggagagaggagaatgTGACCCTCCAAAAGTTGAGTCTGGTGGACCATCAACTAGCAATCTGTGGGATAACCTTCCTGAAAATATAaag GCATTTGTCCCTCAGATAAAAGAACTATTGGGGTGTCAATCAGAG TGGGACCAGGGCTCCACAGATGTGTTCAAGGTGCTGAATGAATGTGACTCTGCCCAG GTGGAGTTGCTGTGTGGTATGCTGAACTTGGCTGACACACCAGAGGAGACATTACCTAAACTCTGTAGCTGCCTGTTGGCCCTCTCCCCAGAGCTCAGCTACAGTGCAGCCTCCGCTGTTATTAAGAGCCTCCTCCTGGGAAAG ATTCTATGCCTCTTGGAACCTGCCTCAAGAAGCCTGGTGGCAGCAGTGACATCACTTAGTAGTCAGTATCCCAGAGCAGCTTGCCACGCCCTAATCAGACCCATCCTACAGGAGGAAAACCTAG GAACTCAGCAGGCCGAACTGATAAATAGATTAATAGGAGACTGCCTGGAACCCCACTACAATCTTCTGGTGTTTCA GATGACATTTACCATTGTATGGAGTGAATCGATGCTGTCAATCATTCATAGCCTACTAGACTCCAAG CTTGACATAGATGAAAAACATTTCTCGAGCTTTATTGCACAGCTAGTCAGCCAGGCTCCACAATTCATAAAATCCATGAAGTACGCAAAAATGATGCTAACTGTACTCACAAAATACAGTATTCAT GTCACAGCTTCACACAAACCATCCCTGTCACATTGTTTAATGTTGAACCAGACGTTCCTGAAGAAGTCTCTTCAATCTGCTTTGAAAAGAATTACACACAAATGa
- the fance gene encoding Fanconi anemia group E protein isoform X1: MDGLTARLTGKDKLLVLALMSGTSGARRALCVFEKQQRYDLKLSLSTFLEMLCQKAISPENLSEPILPPLVCLFPVAFKRNLLSFLRLVNQVLPQTRVVQLLECLSKDPRQDHWVTALIGQLQRDMGSLRDVPLYTASCSQRLKRISERLKVTGRNEGWAKYFTEPKLTSQSGGDVLEKQKKRKSSSMTPDTEVESTQQHKRMKMDMSSVEERLGAYPHGSFTSEEPVLMERGECDPPKVESGGPSTSNLWDNLPENIKAFVPQIKELLGCQSEWDQGSTDVFKVLNECDSAQVELLCGMLNLADTPEETLPKLCSCLLALSPELSYSAASAVIKSLLLGKILCLLEPASRSLVAAVTSLSSQYPRAACHALIRPILQEENLGTQQAELINRLIGDCLEPHYNLLVFQMTFTIVWSESMLSIIHSLLDSKLDIDEKHFSSFIAQLVSQAPQFIKSMKYAKMMLTVLTKYSIHVTASHKPSLSHCLMLNQTFLKKSLQSALKRITHK, translated from the exons ATGGACGGGCTAACTGCTAGGTTGACCGGGAAAGATAAGTTACTAGTCCTGGCACTCATGTCGGGAACCTCTGGCGCTCGAAGGGCTTTGTGCGTTTTTGAAAAGCAGCAACGTTACGACCTCAAACTTTCGCTAAGTACCTTCCTTGAAATGCTCTGTCAAAAGGCTATTTCCCCAGAAAACCTTTCCGAACCTATTCTGCC ACCATTGGTGTGCCTGTTTCCTGTAGCTTTTAAGCGGAATTTGTTATCTTTTCTTCGCCTGGTCAACCAAGTCCTTCCTCAGACCAGGGTGGTTCAGCTCCTGGAGTGCCTGAGCAAAGACCCACGTCAGGATCACTGGGTCACTGCTCTGATTGGACAGCTCCAGCGAGACATGGGGTCGCTTCGGGACGTGCCCCTCTACACTGCGAGTTGTAGCCAGCGTCTAAAGAGGATTTCTGAACGTTTAAAAGTTACGGGTAGGAATGAAGGATGGGCCAAGTACTTCACAGAACCAAAACTAACTTCTCAAAGTGGAGGGGACGTTTTAGAAAAGCAGAAGAAAAGGAAGAGCAGCTCTATGACCCCTGATACAGAAGTTGAATCTACACAGCAGCATAAACGGATGAAGATGGATATGTCTTCTGTGGAGGAGCGCTTGGGTGCTTATCCTCATGGTTCTTTTACATCAGAGGAACCTGTTTTaatggagagaggagaatgTGACCCTCCAAAAGTTGAGTCTGGTGGACCATCAACTAGCAATCTGTGGGATAACCTTCCTGAAAATATAaag GCATTTGTCCCTCAGATAAAAGAACTATTGGGGTGTCAATCAGAG TGGGACCAGGGCTCCACAGATGTGTTCAAGGTGCTGAATGAATGTGACTCTGCCCAG GTGGAGTTGCTGTGTGGTATGCTGAACTTGGCTGACACACCAGAGGAGACATTACCTAAACTCTGTAGCTGCCTGTTGGCCCTCTCCCCAGAGCTCAGCTACAGTGCAGCCTCCGCTGTTATTAAGAGCCTCCTCCTGGGAAAG ATTCTATGCCTCTTGGAACCTGCCTCAAGAAGCCTGGTGGCAGCAGTGACATCACTTAGTAGTCAGTATCCCAGAGCAGCTTGCCACGCCCTAATCAGACCCATCCTACAGGAGGAAAACCTAG GAACTCAGCAGGCCGAACTGATAAATAGATTAATAGGAGACTGCCTGGAACCCCACTACAATCTTCTGGTGTTTCA GATGACATTTACCATTGTATGGAGTGAATCGATGCTGTCAATCATTCATAGCCTACTAGACTCCAAG CTTGACATAGATGAAAAACATTTCTCGAGCTTTATTGCACAGCTAGTCAGCCAGGCTCCACAATTCATAAAATCCATGAAGTACGCAAAAATGATGCTAACTGTACTCACAAAATACAGTATTCAT GTCACAGCTTCACACAAACCATCCCTGTCACATTGTTTAATGTTGAACCAGACGTTCCTGAAGAAGTCTCTTCAATCTGCTTTGAAAAGAATTACACACAAATGa
- the rpl10a gene encoding 60S ribosomal protein L10a: MSKVSRDMLYEVVKEVQAGALAKPRKFTETVELQISLKNYDPQKDKRFSGTVRLKSLPRPKFSVCVLGDQQHCDEAKAANMPHMDIEALKKLNKNKKLVKKLAKKYDAFLASESLIKQIPRILGPGLNKAGKFPSLLTHNENLNTKVEEVKSTIKFQMKKVLCLAVAVGHVKMTDEELVYNIHLAVNFLVSLLKKNWQNVRALYVKSTMGKPQRLY; encoded by the exons ATGAG TAAGGTTTCGCGGGATATGCTGTATGAGGTCGTCAAGGAGGTCCAAGCGGGCGCCTTGGCCAAACCCAGAAA GTTTACGGAGACAGTGGAGCTTCAAATCAGCTTGAAGAATTATGATCCCCAAAAGGATAAGCGTTTCTCTGGCACCGTCAG GCTGAAGAGCCTGCCCAGGCCCAAGTTCTCAGTGTGCGTCCTGGGAGACCAGCAGCATTGTGATGAGGCTAAAGCCGCCAACATGCCCCACATGGACATCGAGGCCCTCAAGAAGCTCAACAAGAACAAGAAATTGGTCAAGAAACTGG CCAAGAAGTATGATGCCTTCCTCGCTTCGGAGTCTCTGATCAAGCAGATCCCTCGTATCCTGGGCCCTGGGCTCAACAAGGCCGGCAAGTTCCCCTCCCTGCTGACTCACAACGAGAACCTCAACACCAAAGTGGAGGAGGTCAAGTCCACCATCAAGTTCCAGATGAAGAAG GTGCTCTGTCTGGCCGTTGCTGTCGGTCACGTCAAGATGACTGATGAGGAGCTGGTGTACAACATCCACCTGGCTGTTAACTTCCTGGTGTCTCTGCTGAAGAAGAACTGGCAGAACGTGCGCGCCCTCTACGTTAAAAGCACCATGGGAAAGCCTCAGCGACTCTACTAG